The region ACGGCCGTCGATGTCCATGACTTACCCGACTACATCGACGAACTGGACCGCATGGCGTGGGAAAACCACGGCCTCAAACTCGAATACTCGGCTCATGCCGGGGCAGGTGAAATTCACGTGTTGCCGCTGATCAACCTCAAATCATCGGAAGGACGCGCCAAATTCCGGGCGTTGCTGATGGATACCGCGCAGTTGGTCAAGAAATACGGCGGCTCGCTGTCCGGCGAGCACGGCGACGGGCGGCTACGGGGCGAATGCATTGCCTTTATGCTCGGCCCCGAGAACTTCCAATTGTGCAAGGACGTAAAAGAACTCTGGGACCCGCAGAACACCTTCAACCCCGGCAAGGTCGTCAACACGCCCCCCATGAACGAGTCGTTGCGCTCGGAAGCCGATGTGGTGATTCCGCAACCCAAAACCGTGTTCGACTTCTCCAAAGACGGCGGCTTGCTGGAACTGGCCGAGAAGTGCTCCGGCTCCGGCGACTGCCGCAAAACCGAAATTACCGGCGGTACCATGTGCCCCAGTTATATGGCCACCCGGCGTGAGCACGACACCACACGCGCACGAGCCAACATCCTGAGGCACTTTTACAGCAGTACCGAAAAACCCGTCGAGAGCGATTACGAAGCCGTTAAAGACGTGCTTGATCTGTGCCTGTCGTGCAAAGCCTGCAAAGCCGAATGCCCGTCGAGCGTGGACATGACCCGCATGAAGGCCGAATTTACGCAGCAGCACTACCGAGAAAAAGGCATTCCGCTCCGGGCGCGCCTGGTGGGCAATTTCACCAAGCTAATGTCATTAGCCAGTAAAGTCCCCTGGACGTACAACGCCATTTACAACACCCCGGCGCTCCGGAAGGCAGCCAACCGCGCCGTCGGCTTCCACCCCGACCGCACCATGCCGGAATTGGCGAAGACAACCTTGAATAAGTGGATTAAAAGAAGGAGTGAGGAGTTGGGAGCGAGAACGGGGCCGCCCGGCGGTGAGGAGCCATCCGGCGGCAAAGCAGGCGTCAGCAACTCCTCACCGCCGGGCGGCCCCGTTCTCGCTCCCAACTCCTCACTCCTTCTTTTCATCGACGAATTTACTAACTACAATGATGTAGAAGTCGGGCAGAAAGCGATTTTGCTGATGCAGCGGCTGGGATATTCGGTTACCATTCCCGAACACGTGGAAAGTGGCCGGACGTATTTGTCAAAAGGTCTGGTAGACGACGCCAAGGCCATTGCCATTCGCAACGTGACCTTACTTAAAGACCTCGTCACGGATGAGAAACCTTTGGTTGGCCTGGAGCCTTCCGCCATTCTGACCTTCCGCGACGAATACCCGGTCCTCGTTCCGGACGAACTTAAAGAAGACGCCGAACGCATCGCGAAAAACGTTTTCCTGTTTGAAGAATGGCTGGCTAGGGAAGCCGACGCCGGGCGTATTGACCGAAGCCTGTTCACGACCGATGCCCAGTTGGTAAAGGTCCACGGACACTGCCACCAGAAAGCACTATCGTCCATGATTCCGGTCAAAAAAGTACTGTCGTTGCCTAAGCATTACACGGTGCAGCTGATTCCATCGGGTTGCTGCGGCATGGCGGGCTCGTTCGGCTATGAGGCCGAACATTACGAACTGTCGATGCAGATTGGCGAAATGGTACTGTTCCCCGCTGTCCGGCAGGCCGAAACGGCCATTATCTCGGCGGCAGGAACCAGTTGCCGCCACCAGATCAAAGACGGCACCGGCCGCAAAGCCCAGCACCCCGCCGAAATTCTGTTCGACGCGCTGGTGTAACCGTATCCTGGACATCCCGCCCGGGCAACGGAAGGCTAATTGTATATACTTTTAAACCTTCGACTAACCGGGCGGAACGCCCAGGATACAGGCCCATACTTAAACCTTTTGCCTTTCCGGTGGTTCTCCATAGACCTAAAACATTCACATTGTCATGGAAAACAACGCAAATCTCTCCGATGGAGCCAGACAGGCCGATACAGTCTCCAGTGAACATGCCGAAACGATGTTCAGTGCAGATCAGGCCGAAACCAATATGGTGAAGCTGGTAGATGGCAAGCTGGTCACTATGGGCGATACAGAGGATGATGTCTCTGATGATATGCCCCGTATTCGGCTGGGAAGCGACGAAGAACGGGCCTTAATCGGCGATGATAAAAAGAAATACGAGAACTCGGATGCGGCTCTGCGGGCAGGCACCATGTTTGACCCTTCGGTAATGCCGGACGATCCAATTGCCGTTGGCGATATCACCGGCAACCCAGACGCCGGTTCGGCTGTTAATACGGGGCTTCCCTCGGAAGACGAATCGCCCGAAACGAAAACAAATTCATTTAACGGCTGGAATTTCATTGGTGGAAACTATCCTTCTGCCGACATGATTCCGCAAACACCGGGTACACCGGACCCCATGCAGCCGGTACCGGGCATTCCCGAAACGCCACCGGCACCACCGGTTCCGGGTCCCGAAATCCCGGATCTGCCCGGTTCGCCAAATCCAACTACGCCTGAGATTCAGGAGCCTGACCAGCCTGACCGCTCACACGAGATCAACGCGGGTTCGTTGAGTACCTTCACCTCGGGTTTACCTAGTGTAATGCCACCCGACGACCTCGAAACGAGCGAACCCGTTGCCGGGACAGCGTATCAGGGAGCAGCCGCCGGTCCCGACGATGAGGGAATGGAAGATAAACCGGATACCGGCAATGCCGCCCGTCCATACGATGTTAACGCGAAAGATACACATGCCAATCAGCCGGGCGAACGTCCCGAGGAAGCGAAGGAAGCCCAGAACCTCCCCCGCGAACTAGCCGATGAGAGCAGTGTGACCGCGCAGGATATGATTTCCGGCCCGGACCGCTCCGACCAGAAATCGACGGAGGGGCTGGATCGCAAGTACAACGACCCGCAAGCCGCCCGCGACATGGCGAGTTAATTTTTCAATAACAGTTGCAAAGAGCGCAAAGGAGAAGTAAGGGCCGCAGAGAAAAACACTTAGCGACCTTTGCTCCTGCTTTGCGCTCTTTGCGGTTTAAACTTACATTTAGCCTAAAATTCCAAACTACATGAAAAAGCTACTTATTCCCTGCCTTTTGCTCGGTGCCTTTGCGTTTACTGCACCTCCAAAATGGACAATGTTGTTCGACGGCAAGACCATTAAAGGCTGGCACAGCTACCACAAAGATGGCGTAGTCGGCTGGTCTATCGAAGATGGCGCCCTCACGCCCGACGGTACCGGTGGCGACCTCGTGACCGACAAAGAATACGAGAACTTTGACCTGGAGTTCGAGTTTAAAATTCCCAAAGGCAGCAACAGCGGTGTTGTTTACAAAATCATCGACAGCCCCGATATTAAATCGACTTACATGTCGGGTCCGGAATATCAGGTGATCGACGACAAAGGGTATCTGGATGGCGACGGCAAGCCATACAAGCTGAAAGACACCCAGATGACCGGTGCCAACTACGACATGATTCCCCCTTCGGATTTTAGCGTAGCCAAGGCCCCCGGCGAGTGGAACAAAGGCCGCATTGTGGTCAACAAAAACCACGTCGAGCATTATCTGAATGGTAAAAAGTTGGTCGATTACCAATATGGCGCTGATGAGTGGAAGGCGCTGGTAGCCAAGAGCAAGTTTGCCAGCTGGCCCTATGCGACTCCCCACGCGAAAGGCAAAATAGCCCTGCAAAACCACAGCCCCAAAGAGCGCGTTTGGTACCGGAACGTAAAGATTCGGGAGTTGTAATATCCCAGAATCCAATTTATAAGGCCCTATTCTATCAATTAGAGTAGGGCCTTTTGTTTTCTTATTAATCCATTAAATAACGTGGGTAATGGCCGCGTAGCGGACTAAACCCCGTGCTGGGCACTATGGTTGAGTTACTACAAAGTAATTTGATAATAACTCAACCAGATTCTACGAAACAGCCCCCGGCTATAACCGTCATCAATACCCTCGTGCCGTATTATCCGCTCGGGGGTCAGATGCGCCTTCGTAGGAGCCGTCGGGGCGAACCAGCACGCAGTCCATACGCCCGAGGGTGTTACTGAGCTGTTCCAGAATATAACCACGACTTTTCAGAGCTTCAATGGTGGCAGTGGAAAAGGCTCCGTTTTCGAAAATCGTTTTGTCGGGTAGCCACTGGTGGTGAAATTTCAGCGCATTGACCGACTGCTGCATGGTCATGCCGTGTTCAATCACGTTCAGGATGGTTTGGTATACCGATGTCATGATCGTTGACCCACCCGGCGTGCCTACCACCATGAACAATTTGCCGTCTTTTTCCAGAATGGTAGGGGTCATGGACGACAGCATGCGCTTATGGGGCGCAATGGCATTTGCCTGATTACCGATCAATCCATACATATTGGGCGATCCGGGCTTGATGCTGAAATCATCCATTTCGTTATTCATGAAAAACCCGGCTCCGCCAATGACGACCCGGCTGCCGTATCCACCGTTGAGGGTGGTGGTGATACTCACGGCATTGCCTTCTTTATCGACCACCGAAAAGTGGGTAGTTTCCAGACTCTCGTAACCCGGAATGGTACCGCCCCGCACCGCCCGGCTATCGGTTGCTTTGGCCCACGAGAAATCCGTCCAGCGGGTGCGCAGGTACTCAGGGCTCATCAGTTGTGTGGCGGGAACTTTCACAAAGTCGGGGTCACCCAGAAACTTGGCCCGGTCGGCGTATACCCGGCGTTCGGCTTCGATCATAACCTGCACGGTGCTGTCCTTATTCCAGCCCCATTTACGCAGCGGGTAGGGCTCCGTAAAGCGCATCATCTGCACCAACGCGATGCCACCGCTTGAGGTAGGCGGCATGGTAATGACGTTATAATTTTTGTAGGCCGCCAGGATGGGATCGCGCCAGATGGAGTGGTAGTTTTTCAGGTCTTCTTCCGTTATCAAGCCTTTGCCGCGTACCATTTCTTCCGCCAGCAGACGCGCCGTTTCGCCCTCGTAAAAGCCCGCCCGCCCCTGCGCCTGAATGCGCTGAAGCGTTTTGGCCAGATCGGCCTGTATCAGCAAATCGCCCTTGTGCCAGGATACGGTATCAGCCGGTGCCACACTTTTCAGAAAATACGCTTTGCCGGGATTAATCGTGTTCAGGTCCGTTTTGATCCGGTTGAGCCCGAGGGCATCCCGCTCCGTCAAGGGAAAGCCTTTGCTGGCGAGGTCGATAGCGGGCTGCAACACCTGAGCCCAGGTTAGCTTCCCGAACCGCTTGTGGGCTTCGACCATCCCGTCAACCGAACCGGGTACGCCACTGGCCAGATGTCCGCTGATACTCAGGCCTGGCCGTACATTTCCCAGCGAATCGAGGTACATATTCTGGGTAGCCCGTCCGGGGGCCTTTTCCCGGTAATCGAGCGAGTAGGCTTTCCCGGCTTTATCCCGATACACCATAAAGCCGCCCCCGCCAATGTTCCCCGCGCCGGGATACACCACCGCCAGTGCAAACTGCACTGCTACGGCCGCATCGACTGCATTGCCACCCGCTTTCAGAATAGCCAGCCCCACCTGCGAAGCTTCGGGATGGGCCGATGCCACCATGCCATTTCGCCCGATTACACCCACCCGATCCGAGAAGAACGGCTTAACCGTTGGGTCCTCATCGCGGTATTGGTACACACCCTGGCTTTGCTTAACTTTTGTATCGGCAGTTGTGGTTGTGGTCGACTGTGTTTTGCAGGAAGCGACCACCAGGGTAAATCCGAGCAGGCAGTAATAAGGAACGAGACGTATATTCATGGAGATTCTATTGCGGTTGCATCGTGTTAATTTACAAAAATAACGTTATCCCGACGATAGCCAAATCCGCCACTTATCCGCCCGAACCTTATACTTGTCCAAAATGGTTTGGGGAAGCAGCGTCATTATCGTACTTTCATAGCTGGAGTTGTACTGGCAAAATATCCATTCGGTGAAATGGCCGTTCACTCTTTCACTCTTTCGCTCTTTACATCAGGTGAAATTCCTTCGTCAGACTTTTGAAAGTTTTCGGTTCGCATGGCAGGCACTGCGGTCGAATCTGCTGCGTACCATGCTTTCCCTGCTGGGCGTAACCATTGGGATTTTTGCGATCATCGCCGTTTTCACGTTGGTCGATTCGCTTGAGGGAAGCATTCGTACCAGCCTGTCGTTTATTGGCGACAAGGTGGTTTACGTGCAGAAGATGCCCTGGTCTTTTGGCGGGGAGTACCAATGGTGGAAATTCTTTCAGCGACCTGAGCCGAAGTATTCTGAATATAAATTTCTGAGTGAACGACTGGAAAATGCCAAGGCCGTTGTGGCTATGAGCTTCAAAGGGCGCGTCACGGTTAAGCGGGAAAACAACAGTATGTCATCCCTTATTCAGGGGACAACGCTGGACTATAATGTTATTTCGGATGTGCCGATTGAGAACGGCCGTTATTTTACACAGCAGGAAATCGATGTGGCTCGAAACGTGGCCATCATTGGCTCCGACGTAGCCGAAAACCTATTCCCCGGCGAAGACCCCATTGGCAAAACCTTCAAGATCAGCGGCCTTAATTTTACGGTCATTGGTGTACAGCGCAAAAAAGGGGAAAGCCTGCTTAACGTAGGCGGCAACCCTGATATTAAGTGCCTGATTCCCTACGGCGCCTTCGCCAAAATGTTCAATTCCATCAACCCTAACCTTACCATTACCGTCAAAGGGTACGACACCGACGAGGGACTACTCGAACTGGAGAGTGAAATTCGGGGCCTTTTACGCACACGACGCGGCTTGCGACCCGTACAGGACGACAATTTTGCCATCAACCGACCCGAAGCGGCCGCTCAGGCTATTGGCGGCATTTTTGCGGTGCTTACAGTAGCAGGCTGGGTAATCGGCGGTTTTTCGATTCTGATCGGTGGGTTCGGCATTGCCAACATTATGTTCGTCAGTGTAAAAGAGCGCACCAATATTATCGGTATTCAGAAATCCCTGGGCGCAAAGAACTACGTTATCCTGTTCCAGTTTCTCTTTGAGGCCGTTCTGCTGAGCCTTGTTGGCGGGTTGGCCGGTATCTTTCTCGTTTACCTGCTGTCGTTTATGAGCTTAGGTAGCCTGGAGCTGGTTCTTTCGGCCAATAACATTGCCCTTGGCCTGGGCGTTTCGAGCGCCATCGGGATTATATCCGGTATCGTTCCGGCGTTCTCAGCCGCCCGTCTCGACCCGGTAATTGCTATCCGGGCAAAATAATTTTACCGACATGTCCGGCTCAGAGAAGTCTGGACTCTTCCTGAATACGTATCTATACCCGTAAAAGGCGATGTAGTTCCTTTAATCACCACATCGCCTTTACTGTTTTTGTAAGTACCTGAAAAAATTTAATTTTTCGTGATTACTTATCATTTCGAATAAGTAAGAAACTTACTCAGACGTAATACAGTTACCTGTACGAAAGCAAGTTTCTAATTTTCTACTTTTTGGCTTATTTAATAGTCTCGTAACGTACGCTTGCCAATAGTTTGCTGATTTCTTCTTATCCTTGCTTTTCTTTTCAGTGCCTTTCTACTCAGCAAACGCCCTCTTCAGTCAACCTGGTTTTGTTCTGATTCCTGCGTTCATCACTCTTTACAGAAAATCCTATTCAGCATCTTTAACGTAAACCTGAGTTCAATTGCATTTCAACAAGTCCTATCCACTCCTAGGCCCGGTTGAGCAGATCGATCCGGGTAGTCAGAATAGAACTCATTGCATGGCAGCCTCGACCTGGGTTATCCATTGTTTCGGTTCAACTAATCGTTAACCACTAATGACAGGAAGTACCCGAACTGAGTTGCCGTTTAAGCCCGATCTACTGTTAATTACTAACTCGCTGGCTATCATATCCGGCAAATGGCGTCTATATATTATTCTGACTCTGGGCGAGGAAACCCTTCGATATAGCCAGTTAAGCGACAGGATGCCGGAAATCAGCCAGAAAATATTGGCCAGTGAATTAAAAGCACTGGTTGCCCTGGGCATCCTGAGTCGGGAAGCCTATGCCGAGATTCCACCGCGAGTAGAATACAGACTCACCGAACGAGGTCGATTAACTCTGCCCATTTTACGGCAGATACAGGATATCGGCCAAACCCTTAACTAATCCATTGATGTCAGCTCAATTAAAATTCAAAGACAGAACCCGCTCACAATTCTTTTCAACAGTCCGCAAACGAGTCGACGCTTATTTTGTCGAGAACGGTGTTTCGTCCAATGCCAATGCGGCTATGTGGCGTAAAGCCAGCTTTTTCCTAATTGGTTACGCAACTCTCTACGGCCTTATCCTGTCGAACCAGTTTGGGTTATGGACCATGTTCGGCATGGCCATTGTGCTGGGTATGTTTGCCGCGTTCATTGGCTTTAATGTCTCGCACGATGGCCTGCACGGGTCGTTTTCGTCGCGCGGCTGGGTAAACCGGCTTATGGGCAACAGTTTTTACCTGCTGGGAGCTAACCCCTATATCTGGAAAATTACACACAACATCGTTCACCATACGTACACCAACATACCGGGTCATGACGAAGACATCGAACTGGCGCCGGGACTGGTACGGCTGGACCCCCAGGAGGACCTTAAGCCCTGGCACCGGTTTCAGCAGTGGTACACCTTTCCGCTGTATGCCCTGGCTTCGCTGTCGTGGGTATTTCGCAAAGACTTCGTAAAATTTTTCAAGAATCAGATCGGTCACCACGATAACTCGTCGCATCCCCGGCAGGAGTATGTGAAGCTGTTCGCGTCCAAGATCATTTATTATTTCTTCTTTCTGATTTTACCCGTTCTTGTTCTTGACCTGACCTGGTGGCAGCTGGCAGTGGGCTTTATCATGATGCACATTGCTGAAGGTCTGGTACTGGGGCTTGTTTTTCAACTGGCGCACGCAGTGGAAGGTACCGACTTCCCCATGCCCGACGAGCGGGGCGACATACAGGAGGCCTGGGCCGTTCACCAGATGCGTACGACGGCGAATTTTGCGCCCGATTCGGCAACAGCCGCGTTCTTCTGCGGTGGCCTGAACCGGCAGATCGAGCACCATTTATTCCCGAAAGTCTGTCACATTCACTATCCGGCTATTTCTAAAATTGTGAAGGATACCGCCCACGAGTTTGGCTTACCCTACCTCGAAAACCGCACCTTCGGCTCGGCGCTTTTGTCGCACTTCAGGCTGCTACGGACATTAGGCCGCACCCAACCCGTCAGGCCGTTGGTCGCTCAGCCTGTGGCGGTAACACAACAGGAACCAGTGCCCTTCCTGTAAGAGGTACTGATTCAACAATACGTACGTAACTCACCCTTAACTCTTTCTATCATGGCATCGCAGCAGGACCTTGACTTCACGTACACAACAATTGACAAAGTTTTTCGCCTGAGTATGGGCGAAACCGGTGACTACAGCGGTGCCATGTATAACGGTGATTTCTCCCTGACGCTTGAACAGGCGCAGGAACAGAAGCACAAATTCATTGCGGATAGCCTCAACGTGAAACCCGGCTCCAAAGTGCTGGATATGGGTTGCGGCTGGGGACCATACCTGACCTATGCGACAAAAAAACGGGGAGCGATCGGTAAAGGTGTTACACTTTCCAAAGGCCAGGCCGAAGCCTGCCGTGCCAACGGATTAGATGTCGATATTAAAGACTGTCGCCTGATAACTCCCGCCGATTATGGCACCTTCGATGCCGTTAGCTGCATTGGCGGGATGGAGCACTTCTGTTCCATCGAGCAATATCTGGCCGGTGATCAGGATAAAGTATATGCCGACTTCTTCAAAAACCTGTACGAACTCCTGCCCGTAGGGGGCCGGTTTTACATGCAGACGATGGTGTTCGGGAAAAACATGATTCCTTATGAGGAAATCAGCCTCGACGCTCCCAAGGATTCGGATTCGTATATGCTGGCGCTCATGATTGCCCAGTTTCCGGGGTCGTGGCTTCCGTACGGACCGGAGCAGGTGATCCGGAATGCCCAACCGCTGTTTAAACTCGTTTCCCAAAGCAGCGGCCGGCTCGACTATATCGAAACGATTGGCCAATGGCGTAAGCGATTCAGGGCCTTTAACCTGACCAAATACGCACTATATGCTTCGTTGCTACCAAAATTATTGACCAACAAACCCTTTCAGGATTTGATTGCCGTGTTCCGGAAAAGCCCGAACCGGGTGTGCTTTCAGCGGGAAACAATGGAGCATTACCGATTGGTCTTCGAGAAAGTATAGCGTAGCAAGCCTTCACCTCATCATCAGCCATGTCTGTCCGTGTCGCCATTCACCACCATACCCAATATGATTATGACCGGGTCGTTTTTCTGTCGCCCCACCTGATTCGGCTCCGGCCCGTGGCCCACAGCCCGGCCATCATCGAATCGTATACGCTGACGATCCAACCCGCCAATCACGTTGTCCACTGGCAGCAGGACCCTTTCGGAAATTTTGTCGCCCGCGTGGATTTTTGGGAGTCGATGTCCATGATGTCGGTTGATGTCGACATCATTGCCCGGCTGGAGCCAGTAAACCCGTTCGACTTTTTCCTGGACACCTATGCCCAGTCGTTTCCGTTTAGCTACGATGCACAGCTCAAGAAAGGGCTTTTGCCGTATCTGGACGTCGGTGAGCCCGGCCCCCGGTTTAGCCAGTGGCTACAGAGCATAGACCGTAGCCCTCAGGGAACGATTGACTTTCTGATCAAGCTGAATCAAAAGATAGTTCAGGATATTGCCTACACCATTCGGATGCAACCGGGGGTCCAAACGCCCGACGAAACGCTTGAGCTGGCCATTGGCTCCTGTCGCGATTCGGGATGGCTGCTCGTGCAGGCACTTCGGCACGTCGGCCTGGCCGCCCGTTTTGTTTCGGGTTATCTGGCTCAGGTCTTTACGCCAGAGACCCAACAGAACGACCCGACCAAAGAGCATTCGCTGGCCTTACACGCCTGGGCCGAAGTGTTCATACCGGGTGCTGGCTGGATTGGCCTCGACCCCACATCGGGCATGTTAGCCACCGAAGGGCATATTCCCCTCGCCTGCACTCCCGACCCCGACGATGCCGCCCCCATAACCGGCACCACAGACGTCAACGAAACGACTTTTACGTACGAGAACACGCTGAAGGTTCTTTAGTAGTCAGGTGATAGTCAGGAAATAGCTGCTGTAAGCACATAATATATTAACCACTTCCTGACTATCACCTGACTGTTTCTTGACCATTTAAGAACTACACCTCTATCTTAAACAGGTGCATGGGCAGCACATAGGGGTCGAGTTCTACGTAGTTGGATTCGCCCTTCCAGGTATAATAAGCTTCGGTGAGCAGATCGCGGACTTTGTAGGTCTGATCATTCCCGATGCCCAGTTGCCAGATGGGTACCTGTACCATGCCCGCCCGACGCTGGTACGCGTCGGTATTAACCACCACCAGCAGACGGTTGCTGCCCGAAACTTTCAGATAAGCCATGATGGCGTCATCATTGACGGAACAGAAGGTGATATTATTGGTGGTTTGCAGGGCTGCATTTTCGCGACGGATACGGTTGACGAGCGTAATCAGATACGTTAGTTTGTTGGTCTTATCCCAGTCCCAGTGCCGGATCTCGTACTTTTCGGAGTTCAGATACTCTTCTTTATTTGGGAACGGAATGTGCTCCATTAACTCAAACGACGGGCCGTAAATACCGTAATTGCTCGACAGTGTGGCCGCCATGAAATAGCGAATCAGAAACTGAGGTTCATGTCCCGACTGTAAGCTGTATGGATTAATATCGTGCGTCGTAGGCCAGAAATTGGGACGGAAGTAATGCTTCATTTCGCCCTGTGTCAGCTCGGTCATGTATTCCTCCAGCTCGGCTTTGGTGTTGCGCCAGGTGTAGTAGGTGTACGAATGCGCAAACCCACGTTTGGCTAACTCCTGCATCACCCGAGGCTTGGTAAACGCTTCCGACAGGAAAATCATATCCGGATACTCTTTCTTAACCTCCGCAATGACCCACTCCCAGAAAACGAATGGCTTCGTGTGCGGATTATCGACCCGAATGATGCGAACACCCCACGAACACCAGACCAGCAGCACCCGCTTTAACTCTTCCCAGAGGTTTTGCCAGTCTTCCGTTTCAAAATAAACGGGGTAAATATCCTGGTACTTTTTGGGCGGGTTTTCGGCGTACTGAATGGTGCCATCGGGTCGTTTTTTAAACCATTCCGGGTGTTCTTTCGCCCACGGGTGGTCGGGCGAACACTGAATGGCCAGGTCCATGGCGACTTCCATCCCGTAGTTTTTCGCAATGGCAATCAGGTGTTTGAAATCCTCGACTGTACCCAGTTCGGCGTGAATGGCATCGTGGCCGCCTTCTTCAGAGCCAATGCCATAGGGAACGCCCGGCTCGCCCGGCTGACAGATAACCGAGTTATTCTTCCCCTTGCGGTGTGCCGTGCCTATGGGGTGAATAGGCGGCAGATATAGCACGTCGAAACCCATGTTCGAGATGCGCGGCAACAGGGCCTCTACATCCCTAAACGTGCCATGAACGGGTGCGCCACCGGCTAGCTCGCGGGAGGCCGACCGTGGAAACAGGCAATACCAGGTGCTGAAACCCGCCCGCGCCCGATCAACCTCAACGCCGAGTTCGTGGGCGTAGCGGGTTGGGTACTGGCGCTCGGGATAGCGGTTCGCGTAAAACGTAAACTGATCACTTTCGGCAACGGATACGGCTTCGTCGTACCGGCTCTCATCGCGAAAGAGGGCGGCCATTTCGCGCAGTGCCCGCACATCGGCCGATTCGTCGACCGGCTCGGCTTTCTTTTTGCCCTTTCCTTTTACCTGAAGGGCAGCCGACTGGCCACCCGCCCGCTCGATCATGCCATCAATGTATTTGGCACCGGCCAGCAACTCGCTCGTGATTCGCTGCCCATCGGCTACTTTCAGGTGCACCTCGTGCTGCCACGAAGCCGGATGGTTGACCCACCCTTCAAAGGTGTACAGGTAACGTCCCTGTTTTTCAACAATGAACGA is a window of Spirosoma linguale DSM 74 DNA encoding:
- a CDS encoding protein of unknown function DUF214 (PFAM: protein of unknown function DUF214~KEGG: mxa:MXAN_0108 putative ABC transporter, permease protein): MKFLRQTFESFRFAWQALRSNLLRTMLSLLGVTIGIFAIIAVFTLVDSLEGSIRTSLSFIGDKVVYVQKMPWSFGGEYQWWKFFQRPEPKYSEYKFLSERLENAKAVVAMSFKGRVTVKRENNSMSSLIQGTTLDYNVISDVPIENGRYFTQQEIDVARNVAIIGSDVAENLFPGEDPIGKTFKISGLNFTVIGVQRKKGESLLNVGGNPDIKCLIPYGAFAKMFNSINPNLTITVKGYDTDEGLLELESEIRGLLRTRRGLRPVQDDNFAINRPEAAAQAIGGIFAVLTVAGWVIGGFSILIGGFGIANIMFVSVKERTNIIGIQKSLGAKNYVILFQFLFEAVLLSLVGGLAGIFLVYLLSFMSLGSLELVLSANNIALGLGVSSAIGIISGIVPAFSAARLDPVIAIRAK
- a CDS encoding Cyclopropane-fatty-acyl-phospholipid synthase (PFAM: Cyclopropane-fatty-acyl-phospholipid synthase~KEGG: scl:sce2529 cyclopropane-fatty-acyl- phospholipid synthase), giving the protein MASQQDLDFTYTTIDKVFRLSMGETGDYSGAMYNGDFSLTLEQAQEQKHKFIADSLNVKPGSKVLDMGCGWGPYLTYATKKRGAIGKGVTLSKGQAEACRANGLDVDIKDCRLITPADYGTFDAVSCIGGMEHFCSIEQYLAGDQDKVYADFFKNLYELLPVGGRFYMQTMVFGKNMIPYEEISLDAPKDSDSYMLALMIAQFPGSWLPYGPEQVIRNAQPLFKLVSQSSGRLDYIETIGQWRKRFRAFNLTKYALYASLLPKLLTNKPFQDLIAVFRKSPNRVCFQRETMEHYRLVFEKV
- a CDS encoding transglutaminase domain protein (PFAM: transglutaminase domain protein; transglutaminase domain protein~SMART: transglutaminase domain protein~KEGG: tgr:Tgr7_1014 transglutaminase domain protein); the encoded protein is MSVRVAIHHHTQYDYDRVVFLSPHLIRLRPVAHSPAIIESYTLTIQPANHVVHWQQDPFGNFVARVDFWESMSMMSVDVDIIARLEPVNPFDFFLDTYAQSFPFSYDAQLKKGLLPYLDVGEPGPRFSQWLQSIDRSPQGTIDFLIKLNQKIVQDIAYTIRMQPGVQTPDETLELAIGSCRDSGWLLVQALRHVGLAARFVSGYLAQVFTPETQQNDPTKEHSLALHAWAEVFIPGAGWIGLDPTSGMLATEGHIPLACTPDPDDAAPITGTTDVNETTFTYENTLKVL
- a CDS encoding Linoleoyl-CoA desaturase (PFAM: fatty acid desaturase~KEGG: cvi:CV_1644 linoleoyl-CoA desaturase), with amino-acid sequence MSAQLKFKDRTRSQFFSTVRKRVDAYFVENGVSSNANAAMWRKASFFLIGYATLYGLILSNQFGLWTMFGMAIVLGMFAAFIGFNVSHDGLHGSFSSRGWVNRLMGNSFYLLGANPYIWKITHNIVHHTYTNIPGHDEDIELAPGLVRLDPQEDLKPWHRFQQWYTFPLYALASLSWVFRKDFVKFFKNQIGHHDNSSHPRQEYVKLFASKIIYYFFFLILPVLVLDLTWWQLAVGFIMMHIAEGLVLGLVFQLAHAVEGTDFPMPDERGDIQEAWAVHQMRTTANFAPDSATAAFFCGGLNRQIEHHLFPKVCHIHYPAISKIVKDTAHEFGLPYLENRTFGSALLSHFRLLRTLGRTQPVRPLVAQPVAVTQQEPVPFL
- a CDS encoding transcriptional regulator, HxlR family (PFAM: helix-turn-helix HxlR type~KEGG: amc:MADE_01970 transcriptional regulator), which gives rise to MTGSTRTELPFKPDLLLITNSLAIISGKWRLYIILTLGEETLRYSQLSDRMPEISQKILASELKALVALGILSREAYAEIPPRVEYRLTERGRLTLPILRQIQDIGQTLN